One Microbacterium sp. No. 7 genomic window carries:
- a CDS encoding metal ABC transporter ATP-binding protein produces the protein MTPRPPRTAERPPSDAAPRTPPLRITGAALRRDGRELWSSLDLDVQPGELVTVLGPSGSGKTTLLRAILGLEPLSEGAIEVLGQPARPGGRGGGLRQGGNRHVGYLPQAHPLARDTAMRGRDLVALGVDGHRFGLPIPRRGTRARVDGLLEAVGATAYADRPVGELSGGEQQRLRVGQALADDPRLLLCDEPLTSLDLANQQAVVRLIDRHRATGAAVLLVTHDINPVLSLTDRILYLANGRFTLGAPHEVLTSEVLTGLYGAPVFVLRAGDRLVVVGAPDALDPHHHHHDGAPA, from the coding sequence GTGACCCCCCGTCCGCCCCGCACCGCCGAGAGGCCCCCGAGCGACGCCGCTCCGCGCACGCCGCCGCTGCGCATCACGGGCGCCGCGCTGCGCCGCGACGGACGCGAGCTGTGGAGCAGCCTCGACCTGGACGTGCAGCCGGGCGAGCTCGTCACCGTGCTCGGGCCGAGCGGGTCGGGCAAGACGACGCTGCTGCGGGCGATCCTGGGGCTCGAGCCGCTGAGCGAGGGCGCGATCGAGGTGCTCGGGCAGCCGGCCCGCCCGGGCGGTCGCGGCGGCGGCCTGCGACAGGGCGGCAACCGCCACGTCGGCTACCTGCCGCAGGCCCACCCGCTCGCGCGCGACACGGCGATGCGCGGCCGCGACCTCGTCGCCCTCGGCGTCGACGGGCACCGCTTCGGCCTGCCGATCCCGCGCCGCGGCACGCGCGCGCGCGTCGACGGGCTGCTCGAGGCGGTCGGCGCCACGGCGTACGCGGACCGTCCCGTGGGCGAGCTGTCGGGCGGCGAGCAGCAGCGGCTGCGCGTGGGCCAGGCGCTCGCCGACGACCCCCGCCTGCTGTTGTGCGACGAGCCGCTCACGAGCCTCGACCTGGCCAATCAGCAGGCCGTCGTGCGGCTCATCGACCGGCATCGCGCGACGGGGGCGGCCGTGCTGCTCGTCACGCACGACATCAATCCCGTGCTGAGCCTCACCGACCGCATCCTGTACCTCGCGAACGGGCGGTTCACGCTCGGCGCACCGCACGAGGTGCTCACGAGCGAGGTGCTCACCGGCCTCTACGGCGCCCCCGTCTTCGTGCTGCGGGCGGGTGACCGCCTCGTGGTCGTGGGCGCCCCCGACGCCCTCGACCCGCACCACCATCACCACGACGGAGCCCCCGCATGA
- a CDS encoding DUF4287 domain-containing protein: MTGSRVVAPEIGAGEKPKGPASYFPSIEKTYGQSVQHWLDLVVERLDAGEAHMQVVGWLKQEHGLGHGHANAIVAYVRAELA, from the coding sequence ATGACGGGTTCGCGTGTGGTGGCGCCGGAGATCGGCGCGGGGGAGAAGCCGAAGGGGCCGGCATCCTATTTTCCGAGCATCGAGAAGACGTACGGACAGTCGGTGCAGCACTGGCTCGACCTCGTCGTCGAACGCCTCGACGCGGGTGAGGCGCACATGCAGGTGGTCGGCTGGCTGAAGCAGGAGCACGGTCTGGGCCACGGGCACGCGAACGCGATCGTCGCGTACGTGCGCGCCGAGCTCGCCTGA
- a CDS encoding metal ABC transporter solute-binding protein, Zn/Mn family, which translates to MKKTFAAAALLTVSALALAGCAGAPGGEATESPGGEAAGLQVVASTNVYGQIAEELGAGRVEVTSIITSLAQDPHSYEASAQDQLTVSRADLLVVNGGGYDGFMDALIEGSGTEAPVVTAVEFSHDWPGAEGHGHGDDEHGDDEHAEEEHADDADADEHADDADAHAEDDAHAEDDAHAEDDAHADDADAHAEDDAHAEDEAHGHEGHDHIEGFNEHVWYDPHTIHHVAEGITEELIALDPDGEADYRAAFEAFGAGIDDLEAQLADIEAAHAGAGFFVTEPVPVYLLEAAGLVNLAPEEFTEAVEEGQDVAPAVLLEAERILTSGEVTAVIANAQTGAAETTRVIDTATAQQIPVLEFTELVPDGTTYLDWMAQNIADIASTLTR; encoded by the coding sequence ATGAAGAAGACGTTCGCTGCTGCTGCCCTGCTGACCGTGTCGGCTCTCGCGCTCGCGGGGTGCGCGGGCGCGCCCGGAGGAGAGGCGACCGAGAGCCCCGGCGGCGAGGCCGCGGGGCTGCAGGTCGTGGCATCCACCAACGTCTACGGGCAGATCGCCGAGGAGCTCGGTGCCGGCCGCGTCGAGGTGACCTCGATCATCACGTCGCTCGCCCAGGACCCGCACTCGTACGAGGCCTCCGCGCAGGACCAGCTCACGGTCTCGCGCGCCGACCTGCTCGTCGTCAATGGCGGCGGGTACGACGGATTCATGGATGCCCTCATCGAGGGCAGCGGCACCGAGGCGCCCGTCGTGACGGCGGTCGAGTTCTCGCACGACTGGCCGGGCGCCGAGGGCCACGGCCACGGCGACGACGAGCACGGCGACGACGAGCACGCCGAAGAGGAGCACGCCGACGACGCGGACGCGGATGAGCACGCCGATGACGCGGACGCGCACGCCGAAGACGACGCGCATGCCGAGGACGACGCGCACGCCGAAGACGACGCGCATGCCGACGACGCGGACGCGCACGCCGAAGACGACGCGCACGCCGAAGACGAGGCGCACGGCCACGAGGGCCACGATCACATCGAGGGCTTCAACGAGCACGTCTGGTACGACCCGCACACGATCCACCACGTCGCCGAGGGCATCACCGAGGAGCTCATCGCGCTCGATCCCGACGGCGAGGCCGACTACCGCGCGGCGTTCGAGGCGTTCGGGGCCGGCATCGACGACCTCGAGGCGCAGCTCGCCGACATCGAGGCGGCGCACGCGGGCGCCGGGTTCTTCGTGACCGAGCCCGTTCCCGTCTACCTGCTCGAGGCGGCGGGCCTGGTCAACCTCGCGCCGGAGGAGTTCACCGAGGCGGTCGAGGAGGGCCAGGACGTCGCGCCGGCCGTGCTGCTGGAGGCCGAGCGCATCCTCACCTCGGGTGAGGTCACGGCCGTCATCGCGAACGCGCAGACCGGCGCCGCCGAGACGACGCGCGTCATCGACACCGCCACGGCGCAGCAGATCCCCGTGCTCGAGTTCACCGAGCTCGTGCCCGACGGCACGACGTACCTCGACTGGATGGCGCAGAACATCGCCGACATCGCGAGTACGCTGACCCGGTGA
- a CDS encoding dihydrolipoamide acetyltransferase family protein, with amino-acid sequence MSQTFTLPDVGEGLTEAEIVQWRVAPGDQVAVNDVLVEIETAKSLVELPSPFAGTVGEILVTEGTTVTVGTAIITIVGDREEPAPPAAAGPAPASEGDGAVLVGYGTGGAAPSRRKRAADEHPDRVKASVGVVAKPPIRKLARDLGVDLADVTPTGPSGEVTREDVVGHATQASVFRNIATPAPPAEREQRIPVAASVPPVEREERRAEGGSREETIPVKGVRKATSTAMVRSAYTAPHVSVWADVDASRTMELVKRMKASPDFADIKVSPLLIMARAVVWAVRRTPMVNAAWIDNEDGSAEIRVRNYVNLGIAAATPRGLLVPNIKDAQDLSMRELARALEKLTVTAREGRTQPVDQQNGTITITNIGVFGMDAGTPIINPGESGIIALGAIRQKPWVVDGEVRPRWVTTVSGSFDHRVIDGDGMSRFVADVASVLEEPALLLD; translated from the coding sequence ATGAGCCAGACCTTCACCCTCCCCGACGTCGGCGAGGGCCTCACCGAGGCGGAGATCGTGCAGTGGCGCGTCGCGCCGGGCGACCAGGTCGCCGTCAACGACGTGCTCGTCGAGATCGAGACCGCCAAGTCGCTCGTCGAGCTGCCGTCGCCGTTCGCGGGCACCGTCGGCGAGATCCTCGTCACCGAGGGCACGACCGTCACCGTCGGCACGGCGATCATCACGATCGTCGGCGACCGGGAGGAGCCCGCTCCGCCGGCCGCCGCCGGGCCTGCGCCCGCGTCCGAGGGCGACGGCGCCGTGCTCGTGGGATACGGCACCGGGGGTGCCGCGCCGTCGCGCCGCAAGCGTGCCGCCGACGAGCATCCCGATCGCGTGAAGGCGTCGGTGGGCGTCGTCGCCAAGCCCCCGATCCGCAAGCTCGCCCGCGACCTCGGCGTCGACCTCGCGGACGTCACCCCCACGGGGCCGTCCGGCGAGGTCACGCGCGAGGACGTCGTGGGCCACGCGACCCAGGCCAGCGTGTTCCGCAACATCGCGACGCCCGCCCCGCCGGCCGAGCGCGAGCAGCGCATCCCGGTCGCGGCATCCGTCCCGCCGGTCGAGCGCGAGGAGCGCAGGGCCGAGGGCGGCTCGCGCGAGGAGACCATCCCCGTCAAGGGCGTGCGCAAGGCGACCTCGACCGCGATGGTGCGCTCGGCCTACACGGCGCCGCACGTGTCGGTGTGGGCCGACGTCGACGCGAGCCGCACGATGGAGCTCGTCAAGCGCATGAAGGCGTCGCCCGACTTCGCCGACATCAAGGTGTCGCCGCTGCTCATCATGGCGCGCGCCGTCGTGTGGGCCGTGCGCCGCACGCCGATGGTGAACGCCGCGTGGATCGACAACGAGGACGGCAGCGCCGAGATCCGCGTGCGCAACTACGTCAACCTCGGCATCGCGGCCGCGACGCCGCGCGGCCTGCTCGTGCCGAACATCAAGGATGCGCAGGACCTGTCGATGCGCGAGCTCGCGCGGGCGCTGGAGAAGCTCACGGTGACGGCGCGCGAGGGTCGCACGCAGCCCGTCGACCAGCAGAACGGCACGATCACGATCACGAACATCGGCGTGTTCGGGATGGACGCCGGGACGCCCATCATCAATCCCGGCGAGTCGGGCATCATCGCGCTCGGCGCGATCCGGCAGAAGCCGTGGGTCGTCGACGGCGAGGTGCGCCCCCGCTGGGTCACGACGGTGTCGGGGTCGTTCGACCACCGCGTGATCGACGGCGACGGCATGTCCCGCTTCGTCGCCGACGTCGCCTCCGTGCTCGAGGAACCCGCGCTGCTCCTGGACTGA
- a CDS encoding TIGR03943 family putative permease subunit, protein MPDGLWTRVFGVGLAAAVAALTLVLAVTGQLALYINPDGAWFAVGMAVVALAGAVWSCTLPLREAHAAEDVQYSGRPAPAGRPSRGIPREPVASRAESPELRTGMPSHRHAHGDAGAHDHDHADAGGTRLAARLSLAGGGLATLVVAAGLLTPPATLSAELAMSRDTGAPPLFAGADVVALATTGDTSAFGIGEWASVFATTTNPDAFDGTEVTLTGFATPGDAGFQLTRLVITHCVIDAQPASVPIATEDAVDTGAWVTVTGTVRDEGGRLRIEASEIAHIDEPRDPYEF, encoded by the coding sequence TTGCCTGACGGCCTGTGGACCCGCGTGTTCGGGGTGGGGCTCGCCGCCGCCGTCGCGGCGCTGACCCTCGTGCTCGCCGTGACGGGACAGCTCGCGCTGTACATCAACCCCGACGGCGCATGGTTCGCCGTGGGCATGGCCGTCGTCGCGCTCGCGGGCGCCGTGTGGAGCTGCACTCTGCCGTTGCGGGAGGCGCACGCCGCCGAGGACGTTCAGTATTCAGGACGGCCGGCACCGGCAGGGCGCCCATCCCGCGGAATCCCGCGGGAACCGGTGGCGTCGCGCGCGGAATCTCCTGAATTGCGGACAGGGATGCCATCGCATCGGCACGCGCACGGGGATGCCGGGGCACACGATCACGACCACGCGGATGCCGGGGGCACGCGCCTCGCGGCGCGGCTGAGCCTCGCGGGCGGAGGGCTCGCGACCCTCGTCGTGGCGGCGGGGCTGCTCACGCCGCCGGCGACGCTGTCGGCGGAGCTCGCGATGAGCCGCGACACGGGAGCGCCGCCGCTGTTCGCGGGCGCCGACGTCGTCGCGCTCGCGACGACCGGCGACACGTCGGCCTTCGGCATCGGCGAGTGGGCGAGCGTGTTCGCGACGACGACCAATCCCGATGCGTTCGACGGCACCGAGGTCACCCTCACGGGCTTCGCGACGCCCGGCGACGCGGGCTTCCAGCTCACACGGCTCGTGATCACGCACTGCGTGATCGACGCGCAGCCTGCGAGCGTGCCGATCGCGACCGAGGACGCCGTCGACACCGGCGCGTGGGTCACCGTGACCGGCACGGTGCGCGACGAGGGCGGACGCCTGCGCATCGAGGCCTCCGAGATCGCGCACATCGATGAGCCGCGAGACCCGTATGAGTTCTGA
- a CDS encoding metal ABC transporter permease gives MTWDDIAQAMFGGLADYGDILALVSNSIWAGAVLGLVGGLIGVFVMQRDMAFAVHGISELSFAGAAAALLIGVDVVAGSIAGSLVAAALIGLLGARARDRNSIIGVLMPFGLGLGILFLSLYSGRSANRFSLLTGQIVSVPSSQLSMLVVISAIVLVALLLIWRPLRFDSLDPQSAAARGVPTVAVSLGFMLLLGLTVAVAVHIIGALLVMALVVTPAAAAMRIASGPVAVPLLAALFGVGSAVIGILLAVMGTLPVSPYITTISFAIYLVCRAVGSRRGRVTHGPGAELSA, from the coding sequence ATGACCTGGGACGACATCGCGCAGGCCATGTTCGGCGGGCTCGCCGACTACGGCGACATCCTCGCGCTCGTCTCCAACTCGATCTGGGCGGGCGCCGTGCTCGGCCTGGTCGGCGGCCTCATCGGCGTGTTCGTGATGCAGCGCGACATGGCGTTCGCGGTGCACGGCATCAGCGAGCTGTCGTTCGCCGGTGCCGCCGCGGCACTGCTCATCGGCGTCGACGTCGTCGCCGGGTCGATCGCCGGCTCGCTCGTCGCGGCCGCCCTCATCGGACTGCTCGGCGCGCGCGCCCGCGACCGCAACTCGATCATCGGCGTGCTCATGCCGTTCGGCCTCGGCCTCGGCATCCTGTTCCTCTCGCTCTACAGCGGACGCAGCGCGAACAGGTTCAGCCTCCTCACCGGGCAGATCGTGTCGGTGCCGTCGTCGCAGCTGAGCATGCTCGTCGTCATCTCGGCGATCGTGCTCGTCGCGCTGCTGCTCATCTGGCGTCCCCTGCGGTTCGACTCGCTCGACCCGCAGTCGGCCGCCGCGCGCGGCGTGCCCACGGTCGCCGTCTCGCTCGGCTTCATGCTGCTGCTCGGCCTGACGGTCGCCGTCGCCGTGCACATCATCGGCGCGCTGCTCGTGATGGCGCTCGTCGTCACCCCCGCCGCGGCCGCCATGCGCATCGCGTCGGGACCGGTCGCGGTGCCCCTGCTCGCGGCGCTGTTCGGGGTGGGATCGGCGGTCATCGGCATCCTGCTCGCCGTCATGGGCACGCTGCCGGTCAGCCCCTACATCACGACCATCTCGTTCGCGATCTATCTCGTGTGCCGCGCGGTCGGCTCCCGCCGCGGGCGCGTGACCCACGGCCCCGGCGCCGAGCTCTCCGCGTAA
- a CDS encoding alpha-ketoacid dehydrogenase subunit beta produces the protein MTDMQTMPFAKAINAGMRAAMQADDRVLLMGEDIGPLGGVFRVTEGLLAEFGDRRVLDTPLAESGIVGTAIGLTMAGFRPVCEIQFDGFVFPAFDQITAQLAKLTNRYAGAASFPVVIRIPYGGHIGAIEHHQESPEGYFTHTPGLRVVSPSTPNDGYWMIQDAIASNDPVIFFEPKSKYWMKGEVDTNERALPLHASRIVRRGTDVTLVGHGAMVTTLLQAAAIAEGEGVSCEVIDLRSLSPVDYGPLLDSVRRTGRMVHAQEAPGFSSLGSEIAATVMEKAFFALEAPVLRVAGFDAPFPPAALEGMYLPDPDRVLEAVDRALAY, from the coding sequence ATGACCGACATGCAGACCATGCCGTTCGCGAAGGCGATCAACGCCGGCATGCGCGCCGCGATGCAGGCCGACGACCGCGTGCTGCTCATGGGCGAGGACATCGGCCCCCTCGGGGGCGTGTTCCGCGTGACCGAGGGGCTCCTCGCCGAGTTCGGCGATCGCCGCGTGCTCGACACCCCGCTCGCCGAGTCGGGCATCGTCGGCACCGCGATCGGGCTCACGATGGCCGGGTTCCGGCCCGTGTGCGAGATCCAGTTCGACGGCTTCGTCTTCCCCGCGTTCGACCAGATCACCGCGCAGCTCGCCAAGCTCACCAACCGGTATGCGGGCGCGGCATCCTTCCCCGTCGTCATCCGCATCCCCTACGGCGGGCACATCGGCGCGATCGAGCACCACCAGGAGAGCCCCGAGGGCTACTTCACGCACACGCCGGGGCTGCGCGTCGTGTCGCCCTCCACGCCCAACGACGGCTACTGGATGATCCAGGATGCCATCGCCTCGAACGACCCCGTCATCTTCTTCGAGCCCAAGTCGAAGTACTGGATGAAGGGCGAGGTCGACACGAACGAGCGCGCGCTGCCGCTGCACGCCTCGCGCATCGTGCGCCGGGGCACCGACGTGACCCTCGTGGGGCATGGCGCGATGGTCACGACGCTGCTGCAGGCCGCCGCGATCGCCGAGGGCGAGGGCGTCTCGTGCGAGGTCATCGACCTGCGCTCCCTCTCGCCCGTCGACTACGGGCCCCTGCTCGACTCCGTGCGCCGCACGGGCCGCATGGTGCACGCGCAGGAGGCGCCGGGCTTCAGCTCGCTGGGCTCCGAGATCGCGGCGACCGTCATGGAGAAGGCGTTCTTCGCCCTGGAGGCGCCCGTGCTGCGGGTCGCCGGCTTCGACGCGCCGTTCCCGCCCGCCGCGCTGGAGGGCATGTACCTCCCCGATCCCGACCGCGTGCTCGAGGCCGTCGACCGAGCGCTCGCCTACTGA
- a CDS encoding Fur family transcriptional regulator, with product MVQQRNTWQRDRVREALVDAQRFVSAQDLHATLREENTGIGLATVYRALATLAASGEADQLKSTDGEAIYRACSSTGHHHHLICRECGTTVEIQATAVEQWARATAAEHGFTEAEHVVDIFGLCATCSKKDAG from the coding sequence ATGGTCCAGCAGCGCAACACCTGGCAGCGCGATCGCGTGCGCGAGGCGCTCGTCGATGCGCAGCGGTTCGTGAGCGCCCAGGATCTGCACGCGACGCTGCGCGAGGAGAACACGGGCATCGGCCTGGCGACGGTCTACCGGGCGCTCGCGACGCTCGCCGCGAGCGGCGAGGCCGATCAGCTCAAGAGCACCGACGGCGAGGCGATCTACCGCGCGTGCTCGAGCACGGGACACCACCACCACCTCATCTGCCGCGAGTGCGGCACGACCGTGGAGATCCAGGCGACCGCCGTGGAGCAGTGGGCGCGCGCGACCGCCGCGGAGCACGGCTTCACCGAGGCGGAGCACGTCGTCGACATCTTCGGCCTGTGCGCGACGTGCTCGAAGAAGGATGCCGGGTGA
- a CDS encoding intradiol ring-cleavage dioxygenase has translation MTRIPEPENTPAGPAYEGRLLDRPDDEVVDQGLPFDLGTLVSRRGILSLVGIGAGSLALAACTPAATSATPTATATATPTTTPSATPSPTASATAEATEEALPAGEIPDETAGPYPGDGSNGPDVLEQSGVVRSDIRSSIDGGATAEGVPLTFTLRITDMANGDVPFAGVAVYAWHCDAQGRYSMYSSGVENETFLRGVQIADDNGQVTFTSIFPGCYTGRWPHIHFEVYPDQASITDSTNAISTSQLGFPQNICDEVYTLPAYDGSAQNLAGVGSIQSDNVFGDDGGALQIATVTGGADAGITASLTVRVDTTTAPTGGSMGGGGGMPGGGGMPGGGR, from the coding sequence ATGACCCGCATTCCCGAACCCGAGAACACGCCCGCCGGACCGGCCTACGAGGGACGACTGCTCGACCGTCCCGACGACGAGGTCGTCGACCAGGGACTGCCGTTCGACCTCGGCACACTCGTGTCGCGGCGCGGCATCCTCAGCCTCGTCGGCATCGGCGCGGGCAGCCTCGCCCTCGCGGCGTGCACGCCCGCGGCCACGAGCGCGACGCCCACCGCGACCGCGACCGCCACCCCCACGACGACGCCGAGCGCGACGCCGAGCCCCACGGCATCCGCCACCGCCGAGGCGACCGAGGAGGCACTGCCGGCGGGCGAGATCCCCGACGAGACGGCCGGCCCCTACCCCGGCGACGGCTCCAACGGCCCCGACGTGCTGGAGCAGTCGGGCGTCGTGCGCAGCGACATCCGCTCCAGCATCGACGGCGGCGCGACGGCCGAGGGCGTTCCGCTCACCTTCACGCTGCGCATCACCGACATGGCGAACGGCGACGTGCCCTTCGCGGGCGTGGCCGTGTACGCGTGGCACTGCGACGCGCAGGGCCGCTACTCGATGTACTCGTCGGGGGTCGAGAACGAGACCTTCCTGCGCGGCGTGCAGATCGCCGACGACAACGGCCAGGTCACCTTCACCTCGATCTTCCCCGGGTGCTACACGGGCCGCTGGCCCCACATCCACTTCGAGGTCTACCCCGACCAGGCGTCCATCACCGACTCGACGAACGCGATCTCGACGTCACAGCTCGGCTTTCCGCAGAACATCTGCGACGAGGTCTACACCCTGCCCGCCTACGACGGATCGGCGCAGAACCTCGCGGGCGTCGGCTCGATCCAGAGCGACAACGTCTTCGGCGACGACGGCGGCGCGCTGCAGATCGCGACCGTCACGGGAGGGGCGGATGCCGGCATCACGGCATCCCTCACCGTGCGCGTCGACACGACCACCGCGCCCACCGGCGGTTCGATGGGCGGCGGAGGCGGCATGCCCGGCGGCGGGGGCATGCCCGGCGGCGGCCGCTGA
- a CDS encoding permease: MGVGVIVVLLALSWLSPLPALGTRAQDGLTLALSVLIEALPFVVLGVVLSIVVQVWVPPGAIERWMPRAPWARRAVLSLLGVVIPVCECGNVPFARGLLMRGFTVPEALTFLVAAPIVNPIVVITTHQAFGFDDGILIARLLGGYAVANLIGWLYSRHPDPDGLLTDRFAAVCAHAHDAEGSRTRRTLAQFVEELRAVMPALVIGSALAGAVQVLVPRDTLLAIGSNPALSIVAMILLAIVVAICSNVDAFFALSFASTFTPGSLVAFLLVGPVVDLKMLALLRTTFRSRALAGIVVVVILFAIAVGGVVNLLA; this comes from the coding sequence ATCGGCGTCGGCGTCATCGTCGTGCTGCTCGCGCTGTCGTGGCTCTCGCCGCTGCCGGCGCTCGGCACCCGCGCGCAGGACGGCCTGACCCTCGCGCTGAGCGTGCTCATCGAGGCCCTGCCGTTCGTCGTGCTCGGCGTGGTGCTGTCGATCGTCGTGCAGGTGTGGGTGCCGCCCGGTGCGATCGAGCGATGGATGCCGCGGGCGCCGTGGGCGCGCCGTGCCGTGCTGTCGCTGCTCGGCGTCGTGATCCCCGTGTGCGAGTGCGGCAACGTGCCGTTCGCGCGCGGGCTGCTGATGCGCGGGTTCACGGTGCCCGAGGCGCTGACCTTCCTGGTCGCGGCGCCCATCGTGAACCCCATCGTCGTGATCACGACGCATCAGGCGTTCGGCTTCGACGACGGCATCCTCATCGCGCGCCTGCTCGGCGGCTACGCCGTCGCGAACCTCATCGGATGGCTGTACAGCCGGCATCCCGACCCCGACGGACTGCTCACCGACCGGTTCGCCGCGGTCTGCGCGCACGCGCACGACGCGGAGGGCAGCCGCACGCGTCGCACGCTCGCGCAGTTCGTCGAGGAGCTGCGCGCCGTGATGCCGGCCCTCGTGATCGGTTCGGCGCTCGCCGGCGCCGTGCAGGTGCTCGTGCCGCGCGACACACTGCTGGCGATCGGCTCGAACCCCGCGCTGTCGATCGTCGCGATGATCCTGCTCGCGATCGTCGTGGCGATCTGCTCGAACGTCGACGCGTTCTTCGCGCTGTCGTTCGCGTCGACGTTCACGCCGGGATCGCTCGTCGCGTTCCTGCTGGTGGGCCCCGTGGTCGACCTCAAGATGCTGGCGCTGCTGCGCACGACGTTCCGCTCGCGCGCGCTCGCCGGCATCGTCGTCGTGGTGATCCTGTTCGCGATCGCGGTCGGAGGGGTGGTGAACCTCCTTGCCTGA